A window from Ignavibacteriota bacterium encodes these proteins:
- a CDS encoding GNAT family N-acetyltransferase: MIINHLSGVKYFTKLNFLYMINIIRTTADNPDFKILFELLNSELRERYIDQEIKFAPHNLLDKNVKIVIIYVDNIPTACGAFRENVENSTIEVKRMFVLKSNRSKGYGRKILNELEKWAAELSYKFAILETGNNQPEAIKLYQNMGYEQIPNFPPYENIPESICMKKKLI; the protein is encoded by the coding sequence TTGATAATAAATCATTTAAGTGGCGTTAAATATTTTACAAAATTAAATTTTCTTTACATGATAAATATTATACGAACAACAGCAGATAATCCAGACTTTAAAATATTATTTGAACTGCTAAATTCTGAACTTAGAGAAAGATATATTGATCAGGAAATAAAATTTGCACCACATAATTTATTAGATAAGAATGTTAAAATCGTAATAATATATGTAGACAATATTCCAACTGCTTGCGGTGCATTTCGGGAAAATGTGGAAAATAGTACAATAGAAGTTAAAAGAATGTTTGTCTTAAAATCAAACAGATCAAAAGGTTATGGAAGAAAAATTCTAAATGAATTAGAAAAATGGGCAGCTGAATTAAGTTACAAATTTGCAATTTTGGAAACCGGAAATAATCAACCGGAAGCAATTAAACTCTATCAAAATATGGGATACGAGCAAATTCCAAATTTCCCTCCTTATGAAAATATTCCAGAAAGCATCTGTATGAAAAAAAAATTGATTTAA
- a CDS encoding putative metal-dependent hydrolase, with the protein MDLEKLKYPIGRFTKPEIITSEMRNEFIDLIKNFPNQLKNEVENLSDEQLNTQYRPDGWTIRQVVNHCADSHMNSLIRFKLALTEDTPTIKPYLEDRWAKLEDSKNFPISSALKMIEGIHERWTALLNSFSENDWNKCFYHPQSQKEIKLDENLSIYAWHCKHHLAHITELKKSKNW; encoded by the coding sequence ATGGATTTAGAAAAACTTAAATATCCTATTGGCAGATTTACAAAACCGGAAATTATAACTTCCGAAATGAGAAATGAATTTATTGATCTAATTAAAAATTTTCCTAATCAACTAAAAAATGAAGTTGAAAATTTAAGTGATGAACAACTTAACACTCAATACAGACCGGATGGTTGGACAATCAGACAAGTTGTTAATCATTGCGCTGATAGTCATATGAATAGTTTGATTAGATTTAAATTAGCATTAACTGAAGATACACCAACTATAAAACCTTATTTGGAAGATCGATGGGCTAAGTTGGAAGATAGTAAAAATTTTCCTATTAGTTCAGCTTTAAAGATGATTGAAGGAATTCATGAAAGATGGACTGCATTATTAAACTCTTTTTCAGAAAATGATTGGAACAAATGTTTTTATCATCCACAAAGCCAAAAAGAAATAAAGTTAGATGAAAACTTATCTATCTATGCATGGCATTGCAAACATCATCTTGCACATATTACGGAATTAAAGAAATCTAAAAATTGGTAG
- a CDS encoding peptide deformylase — MKHLNDLLLLGNPKLYEISLPIEKSELHLVKFWVDELHNVMSEIRVKYNFGRAIAAPQIGIMKRLIYMNIDKPTVIINPEFTYLSDEMFELWDDCMSFPNLLVKVKRHKECKIRFLDDNWNIVELSLQNDLSELLQHEYDHLDGILATMRAIDNKSFKWR; from the coding sequence ATGAAACACTTAAATGATTTATTATTATTAGGAAATCCAAAGTTATATGAAATTTCTTTGCCGATAGAAAAATCAGAATTGCATTTAGTAAAATTTTGGGTTGATGAACTTCACAATGTTATGTCGGAAATTCGTGTAAAATATAATTTCGGAAGAGCAATTGCCGCTCCACAGATTGGCATAATGAAAAGATTAATATATATGAATATTGATAAACCGACTGTTATAATAAATCCCGAATTTACTTATTTAAGTGATGAGATGTTTGAACTTTGGGATGATTGTATGAGTTTTCCAAATTTATTAGTGAAAGTAAAAAGACATAAAGAATGTAAAATTAGATTTCTTGATGATAATTGGAATATTGTTGAACTTAGTCTACAAAATGATTTATCCGAATTGTTACAACATGAATATGATCATCTTGATGGAATTTTAGCAACAATGCGCGCAATTGATAATAAATCATTTAAGTGGCGTTAA
- a CDS encoding DUF1080 domain-containing protein, whose product MISISKKILTNSFNIFILILFVTVNSCSSSKNDSDNWISLFNGKDLSGWKIKFAGHELNDNYKNTFQVKDGILKVSYNEYQNFDNKFGHIFFNKKFSNYIIRVEYRFVGSQVAGGPEWAIRNNGIMLHCQSPESMSKNQNFPVSIEAQMLGGNGVDERSTGNVCTPGTNIVMKKNLITNHCTGSNSATYHGDQWITMEVEVHGNGNIKHFVNGKLVMEYEKPQLDPSDPDAQKIIPKDNNLMLSEGYIALQAESHPTEFRKIEILELE is encoded by the coding sequence ATGATTTCAATATCAAAAAAAATTTTAACAAATAGTTTTAATATTTTTATTCTTATTTTATTTGTAACAGTAAACTCATGCTCTTCAAGTAAGAATGATTCTGATAATTGGATAAGTTTATTTAACGGTAAAGATTTATCCGGATGGAAAATTAAATTTGCCGGACATGAGTTAAATGATAATTATAAAAATACATTTCAAGTAAAAGATGGAATTTTAAAAGTTTCTTATAATGAATACCAAAATTTTGATAACAAATTCGGACATATTTTTTTCAATAAAAAATTCTCAAATTATATAATTCGTGTTGAATACAGATTTGTAGGTAGCCAAGTTGCTGGCGGACCAGAATGGGCAATTAGAAATAATGGAATTATGCTTCATTGCCAATCTCCGGAAAGCATGAGTAAAAATCAAAATTTTCCGGTTTCTATTGAAGCACAAATGCTTGGTGGAAACGGAGTTGACGAAAGATCAACTGGAAATGTTTGTACTCCAGGAACTAATATTGTAATGAAGAAAAATTTAATAACAAACCATTGCACCGGTTCAAATTCCGCAACTTATCATGGTGATCAATGGATAACGATGGAAGTTGAAGTTCATGGAAACGGAAATATTAAACATTTTGTAAATGGTAAATTGGTTATGGAATATGAAAAACCGCAATTAGATCCGAGCGATCCGGATGCTCAAAAAATAATTCCTAAGGATAATAATCTAATGTTGAGTGAAGGATATATTGCGCTTCAAGCAGAAAGTCATCCAACGGAATTCAGAAAAATTGAAATTCTGGAATTAGAATAA
- a CDS encoding DUF389 domain-containing protein, protein MNKFKLLRKFLTHINLEKEIDDFEIIHKAIEKDIVFKGTNLWILVFAIVIASVGLNVNSTAVIIGAMLISPLMGPINGMGYSIATYNFPLLRQAIKNFTFAVVVSLLASTLYFTISPIYSAHSELLARTSPTIYDVLIALFGGLAGIVAISSKQKGNVIPGVAIATALMPPLCTAGYGLASGQFNYFFGAFYLFTINTVFIALSSVLISRILKFPIRTIVEEIHMVKVNRWISIITTLIIIPSIYFGYKLVQNERFTDNANRYIQNIGVFEGSYLLKNEIIPERKSIKLIYGGNLLNENTKKIIAEKAKDFKLNDAEINFQQGFSINQFDKNATEVEQLKTEINRLNNTIIQNQKFLDTLNNKSKLGKVLLSEINSIFPEIISCSYFETPIHRIEKTDSVNSHFVILKVKNKSKLSNDSKRRITNWLNSRLKTDKIELIFE, encoded by the coding sequence ATGAATAAATTTAAATTACTTAGAAAATTTTTAACTCATATTAATCTTGAAAAAGAGATTGATGATTTTGAAATAATTCACAAAGCAATTGAGAAAGATATTGTCTTTAAAGGAACAAATTTATGGATTTTGGTTTTCGCAATAGTTATTGCTTCTGTTGGTTTAAATGTTAATTCAACGGCTGTAATAATTGGAGCAATGTTAATTTCTCCTTTAATGGGACCAATAAATGGAATGGGTTATAGCATTGCAACTTATAATTTTCCATTGCTTCGTCAAGCAATTAAAAATTTTACTTTTGCAGTAGTTGTAAGCTTACTTGCATCAACATTATATTTTACAATAAGTCCAATATATAGCGCACATTCAGAATTGCTTGCGCGAACAAGTCCAACAATTTATGATGTACTAATTGCATTATTTGGCGGTTTAGCCGGAATTGTTGCCATCAGCAGCAAACAAAAAGGAAATGTAATCCCCGGTGTTGCAATTGCTACAGCTTTAATGCCTCCGTTATGTACTGCTGGTTATGGACTTGCTTCCGGTCAATTTAATTATTTTTTCGGAGCGTTTTATTTATTTACCATAAATACAGTTTTTATTGCGCTTTCATCTGTTTTAATTTCACGAATACTAAAATTCCCTATCCGCACTATTGTAGAAGAAATTCATATGGTTAAAGTTAACAGATGGATTTCAATAATTACCACTCTAATCATAATTCCAAGTATTTATTTTGGATATAAATTGGTTCAGAATGAAAGATTTACTGATAATGCAAATAGATACATTCAAAATATTGGAGTTTTTGAAGGAAGTTATTTGTTAAAAAATGAAATTATTCCGGAAAGAAAATCAATAAAATTAATCTATGGCGGTAATCTTTTAAATGAAAACACAAAGAAAATAATTGCGGAAAAAGCTAAGGATTTTAAATTAAATGATGCAGAAATTAATTTTCAACAAGGATTTTCAATAAATCAATTTGATAAAAACGCTACCGAGGTTGAACAGTTAAAAACTGAAATTAATAGATTAAATAATACAATTATTCAGAATCAAAAATTCTTAGATACGCTAAACAATAAATCGAAATTAGGAAAAGTTTTACTTTCAGAAATTAATTCAATTTTTCCGGAAATTATATCATGCTCATATTTTGAAACACCTATACATAGAATAGAGAAAACGGATTCTGTAAATAGTCACTTTGTTATCCTTAAAGTAAAGAATAAATCAAAGCTTTCTAATGATTCGAAAAGAAGAATAACAAATTGGCTTAATTCAAGATTGAAGACTGATAAAATAGAGTTAATTTTTGAATAA
- a CDS encoding sodium-dependent transporter, giving the protein MSHTKESWGSRVGLVLAMAGNAVGLGNFLRFPAQASQNGGGAFIIPYLISFVVMGLPLLYIEWSIGRHGGKYGHHSTPGMFDVMGKSKFLKYIGVFGLFSNLTIAAYYTYIESWTLAYVFHSITGTFFDVKPTDFFPSFLGVHESSIFALPYEAFFFFVVTLLLNVWILSRGLAKGIEVAAKIGMPLLILFGVILVIKGLTLDTTDPGVIQDPLVGLNFVWEPNFSGLFNPTTWLAAAGQIFFTLSVGMGSIHCYSAYVKEKQDIALNASSAGWMNEFVEVVLGGSLLIPIATAYLGLQVVQASTAGGSGFALGFLTLPTLFNNWGWFAPIAGAMWFGLLFFAGITSSLAMGQPILAFFNDEFKIPREKGAILTGLAIFTLGFICVWLYPGGSFDEFDFWTGTFSLVVFALLESIVFAYVFGIDKGWAEITRGADIAIPNIFKFLIKYVTPVFISIIFIGAAIKPNVDWSIAISNLFSGNGWQFAPDSVIGVIFHVGAENTKWFINGLPTRIFVQDFTRVLLMLTFAAIAFMVHKSWKKKKLLRNGVNEK; this is encoded by the coding sequence ATGTCACATACCAAAGAATCTTGGGGATCGCGAGTCGGCTTAGTTTTAGCAATGGCCGGTAATGCAGTTGGATTGGGAAATTTTTTAAGATTTCCGGCACAAGCATCACAAAACGGCGGTGGCGCTTTTATTATTCCGTATTTAATCTCTTTTGTCGTAATGGGTTTGCCATTACTTTATATTGAATGGTCAATTGGAAGACACGGTGGAAAGTACGGACATCACTCAACACCCGGAATGTTCGACGTTATGGGAAAATCTAAATTCTTAAAATATATCGGCGTGTTTGGTTTATTTTCCAATTTAACAATAGCTGCTTACTACACTTATATTGAATCTTGGACTTTAGCTTATGTATTTCATTCAATTACCGGAACTTTTTTTGATGTGAAACCCACAGATTTTTTCCCAAGTTTTTTAGGTGTTCATGAATCGAGCATTTTTGCATTACCATATGAAGCTTTCTTCTTTTTTGTTGTTACCCTTCTTTTAAATGTTTGGATTCTTTCTCGCGGCTTGGCAAAAGGAATTGAAGTAGCTGCAAAAATTGGAATGCCATTATTAATTTTATTTGGAGTTATTTTAGTTATTAAAGGATTAACACTTGATACAACCGATCCGGGTGTTATTCAAGATCCTTTGGTAGGATTAAATTTTGTTTGGGAACCAAATTTCAGCGGATTGTTTAATCCTACAACTTGGCTTGCTGCTGCGGGTCAAATATTTTTCACGCTTTCTGTTGGCATGGGTTCAATTCACTGCTATTCAGCTTACGTTAAAGAAAAGCAAGATATTGCACTTAATGCTTCATCTGCCGGATGGATGAATGAATTTGTAGAAGTAGTTTTAGGCGGATCGTTATTAATTCCAATTGCAACAGCTTATCTTGGGCTTCAAGTTGTGCAAGCATCTACAGCTGGCGGTAGTGGTTTTGCATTAGGATTTTTAACATTACCAACTTTATTTAATAATTGGGGATGGTTTGCACCAATTGCCGGTGCAATGTGGTTTGGATTATTATTTTTTGCCGGAATAACTTCTTCTCTTGCAATGGGTCAGCCAATTTTGGCTTTCTTCAATGATGAATTTAAAATTCCACGTGAGAAAGGAGCAATCTTAACCGGTTTGGCAATTTTCACTTTGGGATTTATTTGTGTTTGGCTATATCCCGGCGGTTCGTTTGATGAATTTGATTTTTGGACGGGAACATTTTCACTTGTTGTTTTCGCACTTTTAGAATCAATAGTTTTTGCTTACGTTTTTGGAATTGACAAAGGTTGGGCAGAAATTACACGGGGTGCAGATATAGCAATTCCTAATATTTTTAAATTCCTAATTAAATACGTAACTCCCGTTTTTATTTCAATAATTTTTATTGGTGCTGCAATAAAACCAAATGTGGATTGGTCAATAGCAATTTCAAATTTATTTTCCGGCAACGGCTGGCAATTTGCCCCGGATAGTGTAATTGGTGTAATATTTCACGTTGGTGCAGAAAATACAAAATGGTTTATTAATGGATTACCGACAAGAATTTTTGTACAAGATTTTACAAGAGTTTTGTTGATGTTAACATTTGCGGCAATTGCATTTATGGTTCACAAATCTTGGAAGAAAAAGAAATTACTAAGAAATGGAGTAAATGAAAAATGA
- a CDS encoding GNAT family N-acetyltransferase, which yields MLNYNIVLENSNVLLRPIKSVDFYSFKEITNEQKLWYYFASDLSNLEELKNWVETAVNDLQNKTRIPFTIIYKPENRIIGSTSFGNFSQRDLRIEIGWTWISKEFQGKTINDQVKFLMLKYCFEELNLTRVEFKTDVLNVHARIALKRIGAVEEGILRSHMLMTNNRRRDSIYYSVLKDEWQKLKELSLKFGEIK from the coding sequence ATGCTTAATTATAATATAGTTTTAGAAAATTCTAATGTTTTACTTCGACCAATAAAATCGGTTGATTTTTACAGTTTTAAAGAAATTACGAATGAACAAAAACTTTGGTATTACTTTGCAAGCGATTTATCAAATTTAGAAGAATTAAAAAATTGGGTCGAAACTGCCGTAAATGATTTACAAAACAAAACTCGCATACCATTTACAATAATTTACAAACCAGAAAATAGAATAATTGGCTCAACAAGTTTTGGAAACTTTTCTCAAAGAGATTTAAGAATTGAAATTGGCTGGACGTGGATTTCAAAAGAGTTTCAAGGAAAAACAATAAATGATCAAGTAAAATTTCTTATGCTGAAATATTGTTTTGAAGAATTAAATCTTACTCGTGTTGAATTTAAAACTGATGTTTTAAATGTTCATGCAAGAATTGCATTAAAAAGAATTGGCGCAGTTGAAGAAGGAATTTTAAGAAGTCATATGTTAATGACAAATAATAGAAGACGCGATTCAATTTACTATAGCGTTCTTAAAGATGAGTGGCAAAAATTAAAAGAATTATCATTAAAATTTGGAGAAATAAAATGA
- a CDS encoding TetR/AcrR family transcriptional regulator — MEEKEKIVSFSKDKFLSDGFYKITMDEIASGLRMSKKTIYKYFASKEILVDAAVKFFQSLVQKKIEDIIKSDCNSILKIKKLTNLFAELSLKINNKMMDDLKSFRPDLWQNIDEFRTRNIEKIWKNIFEQGKKEGYIVDYPSEIMVHVILASMQKIINPAFLINHNLSISQAFEITFGMLINGILTESGKKIYKKIEKENKL; from the coding sequence ATGGAAGAAAAAGAAAAAATAGTTTCATTCTCAAAAGATAAATTTCTATCTGATGGATTTTACAAAATCACAATGGATGAAATTGCAAGCGGATTGAGGATGAGTAAAAAAACTATTTACAAATATTTCGCTTCAAAAGAAATTCTTGTGGATGCAGCCGTAAAGTTTTTCCAATCACTTGTACAAAAGAAAATAGAAGATATAATAAAAAGTGATTGCAACTCAATATTGAAAATTAAAAAATTAACAAATTTATTTGCTGAACTTTCTTTGAAAATTAATAATAAAATGATGGATGATTTAAAAAGTTTTCGTCCGGATTTGTGGCAAAATATTGATGAATTTAGAACTCGTAATATTGAAAAAATCTGGAAAAATATTTTTGAACAAGGGAAAAAAGAAGGCTACATTGTTGATTATCCAAGTGAAATAATGGTTCACGTAATTCTTGCCTCAATGCAAAAAATAATTAATCCGGCTTTTTTAATAAATCATAATCTATCAATTAGTCAAGCATTTGAAATTACTTTTGGAATGCTTATTAACGGAATTTTAACAGAAAGTGGAAAAAAAATTTATAAAAAAATTGAGAAGGAAAATAAATTATGA
- a CDS encoding MFS transporter, whose amino-acid sequence MFENSPTIKNILRAFKSRNYRLFFGGQGISLIGTWMQQIALGWLVYRLTDSPFLLGLVSFSAQVPTFIFASFAGVFADRYNKHSIILSTQILALIQAAILAFLTLTNIIQIWHIIFLAIFNGLINAFDMPTRQSFVIDLVEHRDDLPNAIALNSSMFNASRLIGPTVAGFIISSFGEGICFLINAISYFAVIIALMLMKFENIEKQISDKKLLKGIKEGFVYAFNFIPIRTLLLLIAVLSLIGMPYTVLMPIFAKDILQGNASTLGFLFGAIGIGAFIGAIYLASRKTVLGLGKIIVIATTVFSFGLIFFSQSRSLYFSIPLMIFIGWGMMTQMASANTLLQTIVDEDKRGRIMSLYVMSFMGTAPLGSLLAGTLAGKIGASNTVLLMGIISLITAFWFYRKLPHIRKFTKPIYIKLGIIPEVSKGLQSATQLNIPPNK is encoded by the coding sequence ATGTTTGAGAATTCTCCCACAATAAAAAATATATTGCGCGCATTTAAATCAAGAAATTATAGATTATTTTTTGGCGGACAAGGAATTTCTCTAATTGGTACATGGATGCAGCAAATTGCTCTTGGTTGGCTTGTTTACAGATTAACAGATTCTCCATTTTTATTAGGATTGGTAAGTTTCTCGGCACAAGTTCCAACATTTATTTTTGCTTCGTTTGCCGGAGTTTTTGCCGATCGATATAATAAACATTCCATAATTTTATCAACACAAATTTTAGCTTTAATTCAAGCTGCCATTTTGGCTTTTTTAACACTAACAAATATTATTCAAATTTGGCATATAATTTTTCTTGCAATTTTTAACGGATTGATAAATGCATTCGATATGCCAACGCGACAATCTTTTGTAATTGATTTAGTTGAACACAGAGATGATTTACCAAACGCAATTGCACTTAATTCATCAATGTTTAATGCCTCAAGATTGATTGGACCAACTGTTGCTGGATTTATTATCTCATCTTTTGGCGAAGGGATTTGTTTTTTAATAAATGCGATAAGCTATTTTGCGGTTATTATAGCATTAATGTTGATGAAATTTGAAAATATAGAAAAACAAATTTCAGATAAGAAATTATTAAAAGGAATTAAGGAAGGATTTGTTTACGCATTCAATTTTATTCCAATTAGAACTTTGTTATTGCTGATTGCAGTTTTGAGTTTAATTGGAATGCCTTACACAGTTTTAATGCCCATTTTTGCCAAAGATATTTTACAAGGAAACGCTAGTACTTTAGGATTTTTATTTGGAGCAATCGGCATAGGAGCTTTTATTGGTGCAATTTATTTAGCTTCGCGTAAAACTGTTTTGGGATTAGGAAAAATTATTGTTATTGCTACAACAGTTTTTTCATTTGGGTTAATATTTTTTTCACAATCGAGATCATTATATTTTTCAATTCCATTAATGATATTTATCGGCTGGGGAATGATGACGCAGATGGCTTCCGCAAATACATTATTGCAAACAATTGTTGATGAAGATAAACGCGGAAGAATTATGAGTCTGTATGTTATGTCATTTATGGGAACTGCTCCGCTTGGAAGCTTGCTTGCAGGAACTCTAGCTGGAAAAATTGGTGCATCAAATACTGTTTTGTTAATGGGAATTATAAGTTTAATTACGGCATTTTGGTTTTACAGAAAATTACCTCATATAAGAAAATTTACAAAACCAATTTATATTAAATTGGGAATTATTCCAGAAGTCTCAAAAGGTCTACAATCGGCAACGCAATTAAATATTCCTCCTAATAAATAA